TgaagcactgaaggatctaagtCCGGGAGAAGTTGCATCTGTAAACAGTGAAAATTTAGTCAACATCAGATCAATACAAATTATAAATGCAAATTTCAAAACCCGAGATCTTCAGATGAATTCCAATTAATCCATCTAGATGCTGCAAAATCTTTATTTCAGCAGATGGGTATCTATTCAAACTGTACATCAGAGAGCAAAATCTGTATGAAGTTCTCATCTATTATATCAAGATCTCGTGAAGTTTCTACACCTTCAAATGAGTTTTGAATAAAAATACGACGAAGATGGACTTTCAATCAGaataaacaataacaaaaccaaAGTAGGTAAAGATATGTTATGCAGCAATTAATTACCTGAGTAGCTTGCTTCCCAGTGTCtgcaatttcattttttggagGTCGTCTTCCTGGAACACCCGAAAACTGGAGTGGTGCGGACATAGGTGAAGTTACGTTCACAACCTGTGAAGGAGTAGTGCTTCCACCATTCACTTTCACCAGTTTTGGTGCTCTATCGATCTGGTTCGTCTTACTAGGGATATTTAGAGCATGTCCTTTCATATCCATATCTTCCGGCATGACAGAGGATGTTGAGGTGCTATGCTGTTTCAGGAAAAAAGAAATTCGCAATCACCTTCAAGATGTGTAAGATTCCAGTATTAACTATTTATCACAATTTTTTACAACACTAATAATAAGCATAGCTTATGTTAAATTATGTTTAGAATCTTTTGTAATTAACATCAAGGGCTTAACTCAGTTACTTTCATTAATGTCGTATAATATTGCTTTGACTCGAAAAACAGATTCTTTGAGAAAAGCATTTTGAACAATCATGAGCAACATTAAAGTGAATGAATTTTTTGAGAAAGTAATACAGCACATGGTATATGTTAAATTTCCAATTCCTCTGCTATCATATCAGGTGAAGTTCCGCACCTGAATCCCTGTTGCTGAAAATTGTGGATTTACGAGCACAGAAGCATGAGTGGCAACAGTCTGAGACCTTGTCACAGCATTGCACTCTGGATTGCTGGACGGAACCGGGCCTATATTTTGTGAAATAGGATGTTGCATTTGCTGGTTGAGAGAAGAAGTCGGTACTGGAATTTGTTGTCCAGCTGACAAACCAATCAATGACTGAGGATGTGTAGAGGGATGGGAGGAAACTCCAAATTGAGCAACCAGTTGAGCTTGCTGCAAGGCTTGGTTCTGGTTTAATTGTGGATGTTGAATTTGAGTATGTGTAATAAATTTTTGGAGTGTGTTATATTGGTTTGGAACACCAGCAGATACTCGACTATCTTGTGCAGAAGGCATCAAACCCAATTGAATTTTGTTTTGTGGAAGGGGGGGTAGCCCAGAGAGAGTTTGAGAATTTTGCAGCAGAGACTGTACTGGTCGGCTCGAAGCTTGCCGAATATTGGGCGTCTGCAACTGAATAGTCAAAAAAATCGAATATACTAAACATTAGCTTGTAGCAAAACCCTAGCAATGGATGACAAACTGAGTAAGAAAACATACCATTTGAGGTGAGACTACCCCAAGAATAATCTCAACCTGCATTGAAgtcaaatgaaaatttaattacTGTAACTAATTGTATAAAAAATGAACTGAAGTTGGAAAAACTTAAATTTTCAGGTAAATCTCGGATATTGAGAATTCGAGAACCTGCATTAGATGTATGTTTACTACACTAGTATCAAAACTTAAGATcacaaacaataaataaaactatCAAGAACCTGAAAAATAGCTTTGGACAAGTTGGGGATGGCGAGCAATAGTTTCCGGGCTTGTTCTTTATTTTGTGTAGCCAGTGCCTGTCAACACCACATGAATGCATAAGATCATAAATCCGTACGCTGAACTCTATAAAAAAACTCCCATTATTTCTCTAGAACATTAGCCTTTTCATCTTAGCATCTTATGGAACGAAGTATATTCAGTCTCAGAATCACTTCTGTTCATTTTGCTTTGACTTCTTtgggaaaaaataaaagtaaaaaacatATCTTTATGTGCTATAATGTTTTTCCAGTTAAATGTTGGGTATCTACTTACCTTAAATTCGGAAAAAACCTCTATCAGCTGACTCCTCGACATTTTGGCCAACTGTTGAGTCAAAGGATCAGTTCCTAACAAGGACGGGGTCCGTACTCCGATCTGATTTGGTGTGCTAGCAGTCTGAGCCAATCCAAGAGCTCCTGCCATGACACTTGCAGCAGCTGTAGCAACTGAATCGCCTACCGGTAGATGAACACTAGGATGTCCAAAGACTGCTTGACCCCCAACTTGTTTAGGAGCATCTGCATTGCAGGCATTTTGCGGATACACTTAATGCTAACTAAGTGAAATGCAATCTTAGACGTATAAAGAATAGTGAATTCCTAGCTCTCCATTTGCATAccaaaataatgaaattataCAAAAACGAAATATTCTAGTTACCAACATTTGGGCCAACACCAGGACCACCACATCCCTACAAGAAAAAAAAGCAACAGTTAAGTAGTTTAAGAGGGAACAACATCTTCTATCTCAACAATATGATAAGTCTATGCACTCACACGAAGAGATAAACACATAGATAAACACATACACTGTTTACCTGTTCCCGGTTCTTGTCAGCATTCTTGTCATTCTCAGCAAAGTCAACTCTTAGCTGACGGCCATTTATATCATAACCCTGAAGATTACGACGAGCACTCAGAGCTGTCTCTTCATCCTTGTACTCGCAGAATCCATAACCCTTTGGTTTTCCGGTTTCTCTGTCAGTAACTAATCTGAAATGGCAAATAACAGGATCAGCAAAGTATGACTCAGTGTTATGGCAAAAAAAAGTATAGAAACTTTCACAGATCCATATTTGAAGAAATTGGCAAAGCTGTGGCAGATAAAACCTATTCATGACCTTGTTCCAACTATAATCACTATAGGTAACATTAAGATCTAATCATTAACACAAACGTACAGCCAATCACACCAGAAAACAATCAGTCAATCAAGTTAACCAAAACTCGAATCGAACTCACCTGAACGAAACAACTGGCCCAACCTCCTCGCAAATTTGAGTGATTTGCTCTTCGGTAGCATCATATGGTATGTTCCCAActgcatacacacatacacaaccacaattcaataattcaatcaGCAAAGAGTCTAACTCCCATCCCTAactatcaaaatcaaaattaacaCGAGAGCAGTTATAAGCACAAAATCCCCAATCAATAAACCACATTTACACtataaaccaaatcaatttcGAAATCAGTGAGGCTTTGCCGCAACCAAACCACTGGAACGGTGTGTATAGATATAGAACAATACAGAAATGAGAATAGACAACTAACCGAAAACGCAGCGATGCTGAGATTGTGCATTGGCGGCCATGATATAAATCGTTTTCCCCGAGCTAATTGAAGCTCGCCGCCTTTATATATCACTCCACCAATTACGCAGCTAATTCTACTACCACGCGTATTTCTTCAATCCAAACCAACCTTGAAACTTGTATTACTCCACTATTCGGCTATATTCAAGTGAGTATACAATCATACTCCGGCAATTCAACGCCGACAATGAATTTCAAATGGAATCTCGATTCGAGCAGccagttttatttatttacaaattggaatttggagaagacggtgggATTTATTGAGAGATCGAGACTGTGTTTGTGTTGTGCTGGGTTGGCGCCCTCCATGATTTCATACTCTCTTGCAATTCATCAGGTTACGTTTATTAAAAGGAAGAACGATGGCAAAATCAAAGGAAATTAGATTGggctttcttattttatttattaaactataATAAATAGTGCAATATAATTACTGGCAAAATCATTTACTTAAATCTAGCACTAATTTAAAGGTAATTGTAATTTGACAATCACTTGACCATGTTATAAACTACTCCTACATTAGAACATCTAATGTGTTTCAATTTGTAGTAAATTCATTATTCATAGAAAAATCTACTTGTTTGAATTTgagatttatatatttatttgatgtTTAAGCTCAAAAATGAAGGggaacttttcaagttcttcgTTTGGATTATTCTTAACTAAACAATATTAagtttaattttgaaaataatatcCAATTAGGGTGAAGCCCAACTAAAAAAACGCAATGTAGCGATCCTATTGCAAAAGCCCTCGACCTCATTTTAATTCCAATCCAACCGCTTCCCCCCCACAAAAATCTCATTGCcgcccaattctctctcttcacCGCCTCTCTCTGTCAGTGTGTTCCTGTCTCCGGCAGCGATTTATCTCGCAGCTAGCCGTGCGGCGTAGATTGTTGCAGCTCGCTATATTATATACGAATAGTATCCACAAATCATGTATttgcttcttctttttcatTCACCAGCTGGTTTCGTTCTCTGAA
This DNA window, taken from Salvia splendens isolate huo1 chromosome 18, SspV2, whole genome shotgun sequence, encodes the following:
- the LOC121777648 gene encoding cleavage stimulating factor 64-like isoform X2, whose amino-acid sequence is MWWSWCWPKYAPKQVGGQAVFGHPSVHLPVGDSVATAAASVMAGALGLAQTASTPNQIGVRTPSLLGTDPLTQQLAKMSRSQLIEVFSEFKALATQNKEQARKLLLAIPNLSKAIFQVEIILGVVSPQMLQTPNIRQASSRPVQSLLQNSQTLSGLPPLPQNKIQLGLMPSAQDSRVSAGVPNQYNTLQKFITHTQIQHPQLNQNQALQQAQLVAQFGVSSHPSTHPQSLIGLSAGQQIPVPTSSLNQQMQHPISQNIGPVPSSNPECNAVTRSQTVATHASVLVNPQFSATGIQHSTSTSSVMPEDMDMKGHALNIPSKTNQIDRAPKLVKVNGGSTTPSQVVNVTSPMSAPLQFSGVPGRRPPKNEIADTGKQATQMQLLPDLDPSVLQQLLNLTSEQLSLLPPDQQQQVMQLQRMLRQAT
- the LOC121777648 gene encoding cleavage stimulating factor 64-like isoform X1, whose amino-acid sequence is MAANAQSQHRCVFVGNIPYDATEEQITQICEEVGPVVSFRLVTDRETGKPKGYGFCEYKDEETALSARRNLQGYDINGRQLRVDFAENDKNADKNREQGCGGPGVGPNVDAPKQVGGQAVFGHPSVHLPVGDSVATAAASVMAGALGLAQTASTPNQIGVRTPSLLGTDPLTQQLAKMSRSQLIEVFSEFKALATQNKEQARKLLLAIPNLSKAIFQVEIILGVVSPQMLQTPNIRQASSRPVQSLLQNSQTLSGLPPLPQNKIQLGLMPSAQDSRVSAGVPNQYNTLQKFITHTQIQHPQLNQNQALQQAQLVAQFGVSSHPSTHPQSLIGLSAGQQIPVPTSSLNQQMQHPISQNIGPVPSSNPECNAVTRSQTVATHASVLVNPQFSATGIQHSTSTSSVMPEDMDMKGHALNIPSKTNQIDRAPKLVKVNGGSTTPSQVVNVTSPMSAPLQFSGVPGRRPPKNEIADTGKQATQMQLLPDLDPSVLQQLLNLTSEQLSLLPPDQQQQVMQLQRMLRQAT